TAAATTGATTTACGAATTGGTGTAATATTCGTCGGAAAAGTGCCAACTGGAAAGAACGAGGGATCAGGAAGTCTGAAGGTGGTGTCATATTTCGCAATTCCAGGAACGGCCTTCCCTGGATCGACGACAACCAGGTCCGCCGCTTGGTTTGGGAACCAACGCTTAAACGCACTGGCGTCATCTATCGAAACCTCTACCAGACGAGGCATACCTACGCATCCATGCTGCTTTCCGCTGGAGAAAATCCCATGTGGGTTGCCCAACAAATGGGCCACAAGGATTGGGCGATGATCCGGCAACGCTATGGACGATGGATCCCAGAAATAGACCCAGGCGCAGGACAGAAGATCATCGGAAAATCCAGGATGGACAAAGACAGGAACACAGCCAAAGGTGGCTGATTTTTTGGTCACAACACGGTCACATATTTGACGGCACGTTTTTTAATGCCTTGATATTAAACGATTAAAATGGCGGAGAAGCAGGGATTCGAACCCTGGGTGGAGTTTCCCCCACAACGGTTTTCGAGACCGTCCCGTTCAACCGCTCCGGCACTTCTCCTGGTGGTGGCATCGACTTGAGGTACACGTCATGGTCCACGGGAGTCCGCGGGTCGGCCACGTACCGGTCAAGATCCCCGGAACCTTAACGCAATTGCCCACGGTACACAAGACATTGAAAGGAAGATCGACTGCAAGAAGGTCGATCGAATCCCGAAAAATCAATACATCGATCCCGAATCGAAAAAAAATGCGTCCGGCAATCCATGAGGAAGAAAAAAAGAAGGGCGTTTCCGTGAATTTTCTGGCATTCTTGGCGGCTGGAATCCATTCAGCCGGTAGCATTTCATCGATGGCATGGACGCCGGCCATTCTCAAGGTCTTGAAACCGGACTGTCTCCAGGCCGTCGCTTGATTCCGGCGCGGCATCACTTCACAGGCAAGGAATTGATTGAACATGAGACCCAAACCGATGACACTCGTGATCCTGGACGGCTGGGGTATTCGGGATACCCGGGACAACAACGCCATCCTTCTGGCCAATACACCCAATTATGACCAGTGGCTGCGTGAATGTCCTCATTCCAAGGTCGAAACCTGTGCCGGACATGTCGGCCTTCCCGACGGTCAGATGGGTAACTCCGAAGTCGGCCATACCAATCTTGGCGCCGGTCGGATTGTCTATCAAGATTTCACCCGCATCAATCTGGCAGTCAAGAACAAGTCCATGCACACCAATCCCGCCCTGCTTTCGGTCATCGAAAAAGCCCGGAAAGCCAACGGCACCGTCCACCTGATGGGATTGCTCTCCCCCGGTGGCGTCCATTCCCATACCGATCATTTCCTCGCGGTCGTAGAAGCAGCCCATGCCCAGGGAATCAAGAATATTTTCATTCACGGTTTTCTCGATGGCCGTGACACGCCGCCACGGTCCGCCCTCGAATTCATCCAGGACTTCGAAAAAGGACTCGCCACCATCGGCGCCGGTCGTATCGTCAGCCTGTCCGGTCGCTATTGGGTCATGGACCGCGACAAACGATGGGAACGGGTCGTCAAGGCCTACGACATGCTCACCCAGGGAATCGGCCAAAACGCCGCTACCGCCACCGAAGGGGTCAAGAACGCCTACGCCCGCGATGAAAACGATGAATTCGTCCTCCCCACCGTCATTGGTGATGGCGACCCCATGCACACCCGGGTCAAGGACGGCGACGCCATCCTGATGATGAACTTTCGCGCCGACCGCGTCCGCGAAATCAGTCACGCCTTCCTCGATCCCCGCCAGGGCCCGGGCGCTTTCACCGGCTTCGAACGCAAAGTCGTTCCGCAACGCTTGGGTTATTTCACCCTCACCCAGTATGAAGAAGGATTGGCAGGAGTCGCAATCGGCTTCCCACCCGAAAACCTTACCCGCATCCTCGGCGAGGAAATCGCCAATGCCGGCCTGAAACAACTGCGCGCCGCCGAAACCGAAAAATACGCCCACGTCACCTACTTCTTCAACGGTGGCGAGGAAAAGGAGTTCCCCGGCGAAGATCGCCTCCTCATCCCCTCTCCCAAGGTGGCCACCTACGACCTCAAACCGGAAATGTCGGCGATCGAACTCACCGATGCCGTTCTCCCCAAAATCGAGGGGGGACTTTATGATCTGATCATCATCAATTACGCCAACCCCGACATGGTCGGTCACACCGGCATCATGACCGCCGCCCTGAAGGCGATCGAAACCGTCGATCAATGCCTCGGTCGCATCGCCGCCGCCGTCCGCAAGGCCGGTGGCGAAATGCTCATCACCGCCGATCACGGCAACGCCGACTGCATGCTCGAAGAGACGACCGGACAACCCCATACCGCCCATACCAACAATCCCGCACCCCTCATTTTTCTTGGTCGTCCAGGTGTCCAACTCGCCAATGGCGCCCTCTGCGATGTCGCCCCCACCATCCTGACCCTCATGGGGCTGCCGCAACCCAAGGAAATGACCGGGACCTCGCTGGTCCATTTCACCAAGGACAAGGTTGCCGCCTGACATGCGTCCGATACCGGAGAAAACAACGCCAGGGAAGGCGTTGTTCTTCGGATTGGGGCTCCTTCTGGCCGCCATGCCCGGATTCCAGGCCCTGGCCTCCCCCGAATCGCAACTCCAACTCCAACGCCATCGCCTCAAACTCAACCAAACCCTGAAAAGCCTGCGCAACGAAGCCAGGGAACTCCAGGAACATCAGGGATTGGAACAGGGACTCCTGGGCGAATTGGAACTCCTCGACCAACAACTCCTGGATCTTGCAACCCAAAAGGAAAACCTGGCCGCCCAGGTCCAAACCGCTCGCGAAGAACTGCCCCAACTGGCCGAAAAAATTGACTCGCTGACGGCGGAGCAAAAAAAAATAAAGGCGGACCTGGCCCTCCACCTCCGCCTCATGTACCACCTGGGAGGACAGGGTATTCTCAAGATCGTCCTCTCCCAGGAAAACTTCAGCCAGGCGCGTCAGGGATTCCTCTATCATGGCCGAATGATCCAGGCGCGCAACAAACAATTCCAACAGTATACCGAAAACCTTGAAAAACTGCGGCAAATTACTGAAAATCACAAAGCGCTCCTGGCCAGGACACAAACCCTCGCCGACGCGCTTGCCGTCCGCATGGTCGAACTTGACAACAAAAAACAGGAGCGTTCCCGCCTGCTTGCCGGTATCCGGGAAAAGAAAAACCTGCACCAACAAAAAGTCATGGAACTCCAACGCGCCCGTGGCATCCTCGGGGCCTTCGTGGACAAACTTCACGACGCCCTTGATGACCCCTCCCCGGTCGCCACGGAAGAAAAGGAACCGCCAAGGGAGAATCGCCGACACTCACAACCCGCCGCGTCAACCGCCCCCGCGGATGACCATGCGGCCACCCGGCAGGAATTCGAACGCATCAGTCAAAAGAAAGGACAACTCCCCCCACCCGTCAAGGATCGTCCGGGACAAAATCGTCCCCCCGGCCTTTTCTATCCGGTGGAAAGCGATACCGCCATTCGGGCGGTCTATCGAGGACAGGTGGTTTACGCCGACTGGTTTCGCGGATATGGTCTGCTCATCATCCTCAACCATGGCGACCATGTCTATTCCCTCTACGGGCACAACCGCAAACTGCTGGTCGCCCCTGGAGACTGGGTCGAGGCCCAGGAAAAAATCGCCGAATCGGGTGATACCGGTTCCCTGGAGGGGATTTCGGGTCTTTATTTCGAAATCAGGGACAAGGGTCGATCGGTCAATCCGCGCGTTTGGCTTGGTTCTTGATGACAACAATCCGTTGGCGGATCGGTGACGACTGACCGATTTCGTTCTTTTGGCCAGATAACAGTCTTTTTACGGAAAAAACAATGAAAGGCTTATTCAAAAGTCCCAGATCGACCCTTTTCATGGTCTCCATCGTGGCCGTCCTCCTTGGTCTCCACCTGTTCAGTACCAATGTCATGGCGGTCAGTCAAGTCACCTATGAAAAACTCAGGGTGTTTTCCGAGGTATTCCGGCTGATCAAGTTGAACTATGTCGAGGAGGTGGATGAAAAATCGATCCTCTATGGCGCCATTCAGGGAATGCTCAAAGCGCTCGATCCGCACTCCTCCTTCTTGAATCCGGACAATTTCAAGGAGATGCGGGTCGATACCAAAGGGGAATTCGGCGGTCTGGGAATCGAGATCACCCAGGCCGACCGGGGCATCCGGGTGGTGTCTCCCATCGAGGACACCCCTGCCTTCGAAGCGGGAATGAAAGCGGGTGATCTCATCATCAAGATCGAGGATGAGAGCACCGAGGAAATGGACTTGATGGACGCCGTCAAGAAAATGCGCGGCAAACCGGGGACTGCCCTGAGCCTGACGGTCATCCGTCAGGGAGAAACCAAGCCGCTCACCTTCAAGATCACCCGGGCGATCATCAAGATTCGCAGCGTCAAATGGCGCCTCGAAGGGGACAAGATCGGTTATGTCCGGATCATCCAGTTCAACGAACAGACCTATCCGCTGCTTCAGGAGGCCATCGCCGAACTGACCAAGACCGCGGGGAGCAAACTCAAGGGACTGGTCCTCGACCTGCGCAACGATCCGGGTGGTTTACTTGATCAGGCGGTTCAGGTGGCGGATGGATTCCTCGACAAGGGCAACATTGTCTACACCAAGGGACGAATCGAGGGCAAGGACATGTCCTTCGAAGCCCAGGCGGGTGATCTTATCGGCAACGCCCCCATGGTAGTTTTGATCAATGCCGGTTCCGCATCCGCTTCGGAAATCGTCGCCGGTGCCCTTCAGGATCATCACCGTGCGGTGATCATGGGGACGCGGTCCTTTGGCAAGGGGTCGGTGCAGACCATCATCCCCCTGTCTGATGGATCGGGACTGCGGTTGACCACCGCCAAATACTATACTCCCAGTGGTCGCTCCATCCAGGCCAAGGGGATCGATCCCGACATCGTGGTCGAGGATCTGGACATTGGCGGTTTGCGCAAAAATCAACCCAACACCACCGAAGCCGATCTTCGCGGTCATCTGGAGGATGGCGAATCCACGAAATCACAACCGAAAAAGAAGAAAAAGGAAGAGGTTCCCGTTACTTCCACCCCTGCCGCTCCTGTCGCCCCCACCGCTCCCATCTCCGACCCCCGTCCCGAGGCGGATTCCGAGGCGGAACCCAACAAGGATCAGGTGACCGGTCGGAGCAAGGAAGATTACCAGTTGCAACGGGCCTTGGACCTGCTTCGTGGATTTCAGGTATTGCAAAGCCGTCTCCCCGGCAATGCCTGGAACAACCTGGCCCGGAAATAAGGGGATCGGTCCTTGGGAGAATCCAACCCGGAAAAACGGCCTTTTTTTTCAAGCAGATTGTTCTACCTGGCGTCGTTTTTTCTGATCATTGGCCTTCTGGCCGGCGCCTTCTGGATCATGGAACATGATCCGGGTCTTCGCGGTCCCGCCAATCCCCTTCCGAAGGAATCCGTTCCCGCCGCTGCCGAACCCGCAAGATCGGGTTCGGCAGCGGTATCGGAAGCGCGTTCTCCCGAGGCTTTGATTTCAGGCGATCCTTCCGTCGCGACCTCGGGCGGACGGATTACCGCGCCAATGGATGAAAAACCTGGTTCAACGGAACGATCCTTTCCGGAAAGCGGAGCGCTTTCTTCCCAGGAGAAGACCATCATTCCAGCCAGGGATGGTTTTACCGATCTGCATACGGAACCCGCCACCACCACAGACACGGCATCTCCGGAACATTCCACACCGCCTTCGGCTCCCGGGCCTGGAATCATGCCGGGCGACATCGTGCCAAAATCTTTTCTTCCCGATCCGTTCATCAACTCCATGTTGGAAGATTCCTTCCCGGAAAAGGAACCTGAAAAAGGTGACACGACCTCCGATCCCACATTACGGCCAGCCACCCGTTTGAAACCGGAACCGGAGGCCACGAGCGCATCCCCGCCGCGGGCGACAGGGGAAAAAAAAGATCACTCTTCCGTAGCGCCGGAAGGTGGACAGGAAATTTTGTATGAAGAAGAATTGCCCACGGTGGAGCCACCGCCGGAAAAGCACGACCAACGATCCGTGCCGTTGGCAACGACTTGGAAACAGTCGTCGGGACCACGGATTGCCCTGGTCATCGACGATCTGGGATACAACCGACCCATTTCCAAGGCCATCGTCCTGCTGCCCGCCGATTTGACGCTGGCGGTCTTGCCGGGAGGTGGTTCTTCGAAGGAGGTTGCTGAAATGGCCCGCGCTTCGGGCCGGGAGCTGATTCTCCATCAACCGATGCAACCCCAGGGGTATCCCGGAATCGATCCGGGACCGGGAGCCCTTTTTTCATCGATGTCCGAGGATCGGATTCAGGAGATTCTCAAGGAGAACTTCAAACTTTTTCCGAATGCCATCGGCCTTAACAACCACATGGGTTCCCACCTTACCAATGATTCCAGGGTCATGGATGCGGTCATGAGGTTTCTCAAACCGCGTGGCCTGATTTTTTTCGACAGTCGGACCTCCGCCCGTTCCGTTGCCGAAAGCAGAGCCAGGGCCATGGATATTCCCACTGCCCGAAGGGATGTGTTCATCGACAATGTGCAGGACAAGCAGGCCATCCTGAAAAGGCTCGAAGAGCTTGTCACCATCGCCAAAAGCCATGGGCGATCGATCGGGATCGGACATCCGCATCAGGCGACCCTCGATGCCCTGCGGGATTGGTTGCCCTCGCTTCGCGGCAAGGGAATTGAACTGGCACGCCTTTCGCATTTTCTTACCCAACCTTCATTGACCAAGGAAACCAAACCGGTCCCTGTTTTGGAAGAACGGAAAGCGACCGTCCGGCCAGGTTCCGTGGACCCGGTGGAGAAAATTGACGGTGATGGCCTGGAAGAGGAACAACCGGCTTCCGGGCGTGCTCCCAGGGTTGGTTCAGTTTCCGAATAGTTAAGAAATATAAAAAATATTGGTAACTGCCCAGTGCCCCGGTCGGAATTATTGAAAGAAAAAAGGGGTCTTAAGGGATTGTCCCCAGGGTTTTGATTCTTCTTTTGAATTTTCTTTTGATTTTGTTTTTCACGCGCCATTTCACCCGAATGGCGCGTAAAAACAAAGTCAAAACCCTGGGAGCAATCCCCCAGATCCCTTTTTTCTTTTAATATTTTTTATATACATCATGGACATTTCTCAGTCCCGACATTGAGGAGGGACCATGTCAACCATCACCCTGATCGAAACCCTCTATGATCTTCTCAAGGAAAAAAAACCCGACCTCCCTCGTGCCTTGAGTCTCATCGAACAAGCCCGAAGCACCGGAATATGCGCCGAAGAACGACATCATGGGAAAGCCATGATTGAAGGATTGTTTTCCACCCTGGAACAATGGTACGTGGATCACGAATCATTTCGATCAGCCCTTGGTGAATGCCGCCGGCTCCTGGAGGAAACCCGCGATCCCACCCTGTTTGCCCGAACATGTACCCCTCTTTTGTCGCGAACCCTTCCAGAACGCCCTCTCCGGGAAAATCACGACCCGCGGAAAGAATTGCCGGGAAAAATCATCGAAGCCTTGAAGATTCTTGCCGAAGAGGCCCCGCCGATCCGAATCCGACTGCAATCGCTCTCCCCGGAACCACCTTCGATGGCGCAGGTGTTCAAGATACTGGAATCGAAAGTGCCCGTGGAAACGGAGTCCCCTGGGAAACGGGATGACGAACGGCTGTGGGACAATGCCTGGCGTCGTTTGGAAACCGGTTTGGAAGAGATGTTTGCCCACCCCGCGACAAACGATCAAACCAGCGCCCTCTTCCAGCGAAAAATGGAACCGCCGGAAACGAAAGACCGAAGCGCTCGAATGGCGCGGGTCATCGAACACACGGAAGACTGGATGCGGGAAGCGGGACGGATCGGTCAACTCCTCGATGGCTGCCGGGAAAAGGGGATCACCCTGAAAAAAAGGATCGACGAACTGGAACTGGCAATCACGGCCAGTCAAACCGCCAGTTTTATCGACCCCCGAACCGGTCTGTCGGATCACTCGAGTTTTTCGGCCCGGTTGAATCGCCTGCTCGATCGTGCAAGCCACCTGGGAGAAATCTTCTCGCTCGGTGTCGTTCGCGTCAAGACCCACCCATCCCGACTTTCCCGCGAAGCCCGGGAATCATTGGATGATCTGATGCAAAACACCGCCACATGCATTCGTCATCATCTGTCACAATCCGATTTCATCGCGCGAATCGCTCCGGACCGTCTGGGTCTGCTGTTGCCGAAAACAGGCGCCAAACGATGTCGGGAACTGATGGATACCCTGCACCACTCGCTGGCCGCTGAAATCGAGATGATCGATCCCGCGGCAAACCTCCATCCGAAAATCATCTGTAGCGGTTTTCCTTTCCAACAAGGGATGACCATCAAAGAGATCATGGTCCAGGTCACCCGCATAACCGACGACCTGGGTCCGGTGGAGCCAACGTTGACCTCGCCATCGATCACCACCTCCGAAGTCACAACGGCATCCGAGGAGATCATCCTTGATTGAAACCATGCGATCGATGGAAAAACTGCGGGAACTTCTGCTTGAAGTCCCCTTTCGTCACCCCGAAGCCCTGGGCGTCGTCAAAGAGATGATGCTGCACGGGGTCAACGATCGTGAAGTGTTTTATTTTCAACAAGCCGCCGTTCTATTGCTGGAACATGCCTTGCGTCCGGCACTTCAAGGGAATGTCGAACTGGAATCGAATCTCAAGAGGCTCATCACCCGGATCCAGCGCAATCCCGGCATCGATCCGAACGAAGTGACGCAAACGGTTTCGCGAATTCTTGCGGAATCGACCCCTTTCCCTCCCGGAAATTCCCAGTCCCCCCAGGAATCACATCAGGAAGCAAAACATCTGTTCCAGTTGTTGCAGCAGCTTCCCGGATTTTCCGCGGTCATGGTTTCCAACCATTCCCAGCCCCCGGGATGGCGGCAAATCGATGAAGCGGTCGATTCTTTCATCATGGAACTGGATCGCCAGAAGCGGCGGCGGGAACGGGAGTGGCAACGGCAAAGACAACCCCTGCTGCGTCTGACCGAGACCCTGATTCAGACGGCCGAACGCATCCATCACCCTGTCGACGGTTTGAAAAAACTGATGGAACTTCTCGATGGTCCGGAGGAATTGCCAGTCAAACTTCCCCCCTTCATCGAAAATCTGCTGTTCGAAGCCCGGGAATTGCGCAAGGCCATGGAGGCGGCCCAGAACAACATTCACAAGGCGGAACATGCCATTTCCGAACTGAACGGATTGTTCCGGAAAGCGGATCTGCAACTGTTACATTCCCGGGATCAGGAGTTGATCGATATTTTTACCGGGTTGGGCAATCGTTTTGCCCTGACGGAACACCGCAAGCGCCTTTCGTCCCAAGATCACCAGGGCATTCTTTTTCTCCATCTGGATGCGGACCCCGAGGCCAGACCTGCATTATCTCGATCGGAAATCTGCCGCATCCTTGGATTTCTCGGTCGTCGGATTCATAAACTTGAGATCGGGCTGCCCTTCCACATCGGTGAGGAAACCATCGCCATCCTGTTGTCGCAAACGCTTGTCGATGTCCCGGTCGCGGGAATCATCAAGGAACGGATTCTGGATCGTTTGCAGGGAACCAAAGGTTTTCCCGTCCATATTCGCTTTGGTCTGGCGACGCTGCGCCTTGCCATGGCCGAGGATGAGGCCCTCATCCTGGACAAGGGAAAACATCTGGCACGAATTTCCGCGCATAAAGGAGGACAACCGCTTTTTCTGAAATTGGGAAAGGAAGAAAACAAGTAACGGCCCAGGTACTTTCCGGGGTTCAATTATTGGTAACTGCCCAAATACCCCGGGCAGAAGCACCCCACTGGCAACGACATCCGAACACCCGTTGCCCCGGCACGGAAGTTAATGTAATTTTGCGCTCAGGTCTGGAAGGTTTTTTCCTTTCAGGATCCCGTTATTTTTCCGTTTTTTTTCCCAGGAGGAAACAATGAAGCGTTTTTCAGCCATGGGCCGGGGCTTGGCTTTGAGTCTGTCCTTGATCCTTCCCGCCGCATTCATCAGCGGATGTGAATCCAAGGCACAAAGTGGCGCCGGTCTGGGAGCCCTCGGTGGAGGATTGATCGGCAGTCTGGTGGGACCTTCCAAAAACAAAGAACAAAACGCCCTGATCGGCGCCGCGGTCGGTGGTCTGTTGGGTTACGCCGTCGGCAACGAAATGGATAAATCGGATCGACTCCAGGTCAGCCGGGCCCTGGAGACGGGACGGTCCCATGAAGTCAGTGAATGGACCAATCCCGACACGGGCCACCATTACGCGGTAACGCCGCTTCCGGCACGTCGGGTCAACGGCAAGGATTGCCGGGATGTGGAAATCGATACCATCATCGATGGTCGCCGGGAACGGGCCACACAAACGGCATGTCGCAATGCGGATGGCGTCTGGGAAATGAAATAGATCGCCAACCGGGAACGGGGAAAATCGTTTTCCCCCGTTCCCGAACCACCCCTTGATCTTCGATCTTCAATCGTCGGTTTGACCATTCACCGATAACAAGACCAATAGGCCCAAGACGATCCGATTGCCGTCAATGATGCGGCTCCTGGCCCTTTTCATGGTCGAAGACATGGAACTGGTGAAGAAAACCATGAAAGCTCAACGGTCTGTGGGCTTCATCCAAATGGGGTGGAAAAAGGATGGCACTGCATCCGGCACCCATGATGCAGGCAACGCCGCAGATGGAAAAAGCGAGAGGAAAATTGTCCATGTCGCCAAGGATTCCCCCGAGGATGGGAAAGAGAATGCCACCGACACCATAGGAAAGAAAGACCAGAGGATAATTCTGTCCGACCGTCTTGTTACCGAACTCATCGGCCGTCAGGGCGGGAAAAAGAGCAAAGTTGCCGCCGAAATTAAAGCCGATCAGGGTGGCTCCGAGATAGAGCATGGCTTCATTGCCCGCCATTGATGAAAAGGCGAAAAACACGATTCCTTGCGACAGGGTCATGAGGATCACCGAGCGTTTCCGCCCCATCCAATCACTGACGATCCCCCAGACGATGCGTCCGATGCCATTGGCCAGACTGAAAAAGACCGCCATTGCGGTTCCGGAGATGGCGCTGGCTTCGATCTTGGAGTATCCGGCAGCCTGAAGGGCTTCCATGGGATAGAGCTTCATCAGGCCGATGGCCATGAGTCCGGCGCCGGCGCTGACGGTGAAGGTCAGGAAGATCAGATAGAACTGAGGGGTATGGAGCATGTCGATGATGGAAAAATTGTCACTC
This genomic window from Magnetococcales bacterium contains:
- a CDS encoding 2,3-bisphosphoglycerate-independent phosphoglycerate mutase codes for the protein MRPKPMTLVILDGWGIRDTRDNNAILLANTPNYDQWLRECPHSKVETCAGHVGLPDGQMGNSEVGHTNLGAGRIVYQDFTRINLAVKNKSMHTNPALLSVIEKARKANGTVHLMGLLSPGGVHSHTDHFLAVVEAAHAQGIKNIFIHGFLDGRDTPPRSALEFIQDFEKGLATIGAGRIVSLSGRYWVMDRDKRWERVVKAYDMLTQGIGQNAATATEGVKNAYARDENDEFVLPTVIGDGDPMHTRVKDGDAILMMNFRADRVREISHAFLDPRQGPGAFTGFERKVVPQRLGYFTLTQYEEGLAGVAIGFPPENLTRILGEEIANAGLKQLRAAETEKYAHVTYFFNGGEEKEFPGEDRLLIPSPKVATYDLKPEMSAIELTDAVLPKIEGGLYDLIIINYANPDMVGHTGIMTAALKAIETVDQCLGRIAAAVRKAGGEMLITADHGNADCMLEETTGQPHTAHTNNPAPLIFLGRPGVQLANGALCDVAPTILTLMGLPQPKEMTGTSLVHFTKDKVAA
- a CDS encoding OFA family MFS transporter, whose amino-acid sequence is MSREKVRNRWFVVVGAVLIQLCLGAIYAWSVFTPALIAAGWTKLDTQIVFSVGLATFALVMAFSGKKLPIWRPHRLARISGVTLGLGYFLAGLLGGTGFWPVLIGVGLIGSAGIGVGYVVPIAVGMRWFPDHKGLITGLAVAGFGFGALGWVKIAGDWGHLIESMGLGNTFMIYGVVFILLVLLGSLWMHMPSPQWSPAGYTAPSATAGEGSDNFSIIDMLHTPQFYLIFLTFTVSAGAGLMAIGLMKLYPMEALQAAGYSKIEASAISGTAMAVFFSLANGIGRIVWGIVSDWMGRKRSVILMTLSQGIVFFAFSSMAGNEAMLYLGATLIGFNFGGNFALFPALTADEFGNKTVGQNYPLVFLSYGVGGILFPILGGILGDMDNFPLAFSICGVACIMGAGCSAILFPPHLDEAHRPLSFHGFLHQFHVFDHEKGQEPHH
- a CDS encoding GGDEF domain-containing protein, with protein sequence MSTITLIETLYDLLKEKKPDLPRALSLIEQARSTGICAEERHHGKAMIEGLFSTLEQWYVDHESFRSALGECRRLLEETRDPTLFARTCTPLLSRTLPERPLRENHDPRKELPGKIIEALKILAEEAPPIRIRLQSLSPEPPSMAQVFKILESKVPVETESPGKRDDERLWDNAWRRLETGLEEMFAHPATNDQTSALFQRKMEPPETKDRSARMARVIEHTEDWMREAGRIGQLLDGCREKGITLKKRIDELELAITASQTASFIDPRTGLSDHSSFSARLNRLLDRASHLGEIFSLGVVRVKTHPSRLSREARESLDDLMQNTATCIRHHLSQSDFIARIAPDRLGLLLPKTGAKRCRELMDTLHHSLAAEIEMIDPAANLHPKIICSGFPFQQGMTIKEIMVQVTRITDDLGPVEPTLTSPSITTSEVTTASEEIILD
- a CDS encoding glycine zipper 2TM domain-containing protein, whose translation is MGRGLALSLSLILPAAFISGCESKAQSGAGLGALGGGLIGSLVGPSKNKEQNALIGAAVGGLLGYAVGNEMDKSDRLQVSRALETGRSHEVSEWTNPDTGHHYAVTPLPARRVNGKDCRDVEIDTIIDGRRERATQTACRNADGVWEMK
- a CDS encoding peptidoglycan DD-metalloendopeptidase family protein; translated protein: MRPIPEKTTPGKALFFGLGLLLAAMPGFQALASPESQLQLQRHRLKLNQTLKSLRNEARELQEHQGLEQGLLGELELLDQQLLDLATQKENLAAQVQTAREELPQLAEKIDSLTAEQKKIKADLALHLRLMYHLGGQGILKIVLSQENFSQARQGFLYHGRMIQARNKQFQQYTENLEKLRQITENHKALLARTQTLADALAVRMVELDNKKQERSRLLAGIREKKNLHQQKVMELQRARGILGAFVDKLHDALDDPSPVATEEKEPPRENRRHSQPAASTAPADDHAATRQEFERISQKKGQLPPPVKDRPGQNRPPGLFYPVESDTAIRAVYRGQVVYADWFRGYGLLIILNHGDHVYSLYGHNRKLLVAPGDWVEAQEKIAESGDTGSLEGISGLYFEIRDKGRSVNPRVWLGS
- a CDS encoding S41 family peptidase, producing the protein MKGLFKSPRSTLFMVSIVAVLLGLHLFSTNVMAVSQVTYEKLRVFSEVFRLIKLNYVEEVDEKSILYGAIQGMLKALDPHSSFLNPDNFKEMRVDTKGEFGGLGIEITQADRGIRVVSPIEDTPAFEAGMKAGDLIIKIEDESTEEMDLMDAVKKMRGKPGTALSLTVIRQGETKPLTFKITRAIIKIRSVKWRLEGDKIGYVRIIQFNEQTYPLLQEAIAELTKTAGSKLKGLVLDLRNDPGGLLDQAVQVADGFLDKGNIVYTKGRIEGKDMSFEAQAGDLIGNAPMVVLINAGSASASEIVAGALQDHHRAVIMGTRSFGKGSVQTIIPLSDGSGLRLTTAKYYTPSGRSIQAKGIDPDIVVEDLDIGGLRKNQPNTTEADLRGHLEDGESTKSQPKKKKKEEVPVTSTPAAPVAPTAPISDPRPEADSEAEPNKDQVTGRSKEDYQLQRALDLLRGFQVLQSRLPGNAWNNLARK
- a CDS encoding divergent polysaccharide deacetylase family protein, which encodes MGESNPEKRPFFSSRLFYLASFFLIIGLLAGAFWIMEHDPGLRGPANPLPKESVPAAAEPARSGSAAVSEARSPEALISGDPSVATSGGRITAPMDEKPGSTERSFPESGALSSQEKTIIPARDGFTDLHTEPATTTDTASPEHSTPPSAPGPGIMPGDIVPKSFLPDPFINSMLEDSFPEKEPEKGDTTSDPTLRPATRLKPEPEATSASPPRATGEKKDHSSVAPEGGQEILYEEELPTVEPPPEKHDQRSVPLATTWKQSSGPRIALVIDDLGYNRPISKAIVLLPADLTLAVLPGGGSSKEVAEMARASGRELILHQPMQPQGYPGIDPGPGALFSSMSEDRIQEILKENFKLFPNAIGLNNHMGSHLTNDSRVMDAVMRFLKPRGLIFFDSRTSARSVAESRARAMDIPTARRDVFIDNVQDKQAILKRLEELVTIAKSHGRSIGIGHPHQATLDALRDWLPSLRGKGIELARLSHFLTQPSLTKETKPVPVLEERKATVRPGSVDPVEKIDGDGLEEEQPASGRAPRVGSVSE